In the Clostridium beijerinckii genome, one interval contains:
- the thrS gene encoding threonine--tRNA ligase — translation MIKVTLKDGSIKELEAGLSIYEIAKSISEGLARNACCGIVNGKVEDLRKEINEDVELSICTFDSQEGKDALRHSISHVLAYAVKRLFPETKLAIGPSIATGFYYDFDREIAFTAADLEKLEAEMQKIIKENPEISRFELPRNEALELMKDEPYKVELINDLPENEIISFYKMGDFTDLCAGPHLMSLKSVKAIKLTRSAGAYWKGNEKNKMLTRIYGTAFLKKADLDAFLEALEEAKKRDHNKLGRELKLFTTDENVGQGLPLLMPKGAKIVQLLQRWVEDEEEKRGYLLTKTPLMAKSDLYKISGHWDHYKDGMFVLGDEEKDDEVFALRPMTCPFQYTVYNAEQHSYRDLPIRYGETSTLFRNEASGEMHGLIRVRQFTLADGHLIVTPEQLEEEFKGVLELIQYLMGTLGIAEKITYRFSKWDPNNTEKYINDPDAWNKTQDTMRNILDHLNINYVEADDEAAFYGPKLDLQFRNVHGKEDTLFTVQIDFALAERFDMSYVDKDGEKKRPYIIHRSSIGCYERTLAMLIEEYAGAFPTWLSPVQTKVLPISDKYNDYAEAVTKALKNKGIRVETDYRAEKIGYKIREARLERTPYILVVGEKEAANNEVSVRSRKNDDEGAVKLDAFIERIVKEIENKEL, via the coding sequence ATGATAAAAGTAACTTTAAAAGACGGATCAATTAAAGAACTAGAAGCTGGTTTATCTATTTATGAAATTGCGAAATCAATTAGTGAAGGTTTAGCTAGAAATGCTTGCTGCGGCATAGTTAATGGAAAGGTTGAAGACCTTAGAAAAGAAATAAATGAAGATGTTGAATTAAGCATATGCACATTTGATTCTCAAGAAGGTAAAGATGCTCTAAGACATAGCATATCTCACGTTTTAGCTTATGCCGTAAAAAGATTATTCCCTGAAACAAAGTTAGCTATAGGACCTTCAATTGCAACTGGCTTCTACTATGATTTCGATAGAGAAATTGCATTCACTGCTGCAGACTTAGAAAAACTTGAAGCAGAAATGCAAAAAATAATTAAGGAAAATCCAGAAATATCTAGATTTGAGCTTCCAAGAAATGAAGCTTTAGAATTAATGAAGGATGAACCTTACAAAGTTGAATTAATAAACGATCTTCCTGAAAATGAAATAATCTCATTCTATAAAATGGGTGATTTCACAGACTTATGTGCTGGTCCTCATCTTATGTCACTAAAATCAGTTAAAGCAATTAAACTTACTAGAAGTGCTGGTGCTTACTGGAAGGGTAATGAAAAAAATAAGATGCTTACAAGAATCTATGGTACTGCATTCTTAAAGAAAGCAGACTTAGATGCTTTCCTAGAAGCTTTAGAAGAAGCTAAAAAGAGAGATCACAATAAGCTTGGTAGAGAGTTAAAGTTGTTTACAACTGATGAAAATGTAGGTCAAGGGCTTCCATTATTAATGCCTAAAGGAGCAAAAATAGTTCAACTTCTTCAAAGATGGGTTGAAGATGAAGAAGAAAAAAGAGGTTATCTTTTAACTAAGACTCCTCTTATGGCTAAGAGTGATTTATATAAGATTTCTGGTCACTGGGATCACTATAAAGATGGTATGTTTGTATTAGGTGATGAGGAAAAAGATGATGAAGTATTTGCTTTAAGACCAATGACTTGCCCATTCCAATATACAGTTTATAATGCTGAACAACACAGCTATAGAGATCTTCCAATCAGATACGGCGAAACTTCTACTTTATTTAGAAATGAAGCTTCAGGCGAAATGCATGGTCTTATAAGAGTTAGACAATTCACTTTAGCTGATGGTCACTTAATTGTTACACCTGAACAATTGGAAGAAGAATTTAAAGGTGTACTTGAATTAATTCAATATTTAATGGGAACTTTAGGAATTGCTGAAAAGATAACTTATAGATTCTCTAAATGGGATCCAAATAATACCGAAAAATACATCAATGATCCTGATGCTTGGAATAAAACTCAAGATACAATGAGAAATATCCTAGATCATTTAAATATCAATTATGTTGAAGCTGATGATGAAGCTGCTTTCTATGGTCCAAAACTTGATTTACAATTTAGAAATGTTCATGGTAAAGAAGATACTTTATTCACAGTTCAAATTGACTTTGCTTTAGCTGAAAGATTTGATATGAGTTATGTAGATAAAGACGGAGAAAAGAAACGTCCTTATATAATCCATAGATCATCAATTGGATGTTATGAAAGAACTTTAGCTATGCTTATAGAAGAATACGCTGGTGCTTTCCCAACATGGTTATCTCCAGTTCAAACCAAAGTATTACCAATCTCTGATAAGTACAATGATTATGCTGAAGCAGTTACAAAAGCCTTAAAGAATAAAGGTATTAGAGTTGAAACTGATTATAGAGCTGAAAAGATTGGTTATAAGATTAGAGAAGCTAGACTTGAAAGAACTCCTTACATTTTAGTTGTTGGGGAAAAGGAAGCTGCTAATAATGAAGTATCTGTAAGAAGCAGAAAGAATGACGATGAAGGCGCTGTTAAATTAGATGCGTTTATCGAGAGAATCGTTAAAGAAATAGAAAATAAAGAATTATAA